The Sorghum bicolor cultivar BTx623 chromosome 6, Sorghum_bicolor_NCBIv3, whole genome shotgun sequence genome contains the following window.
ATTGAATGAAAGGGGTATACATTggcataaatatttattttaacatGGACCGGGATGATGACGGTGTATCCATAACGATAGCCATAGGCGGATCCAGGGCTCGATGACCCTAGACCCATGCCCAAGCTCCTTTCTTGGTAGTCCCTTGGAGCCCAGTAGATGGCCCATTAGCTGAGCATGGATTGACTGGGCTAGGAGCAGTGTACTAGCATATCACGGTTTGCTTGCCTAGACTGCTCCATCTTCCTAGGTCTGCCTATGATAACAACATAGATGAGGACCACCTAGCCTCGATCCGGACAAGGGCGACTGAGTCATTTGACCTTGATCGAGGCCAAGGGTGGTACTAGCTAGATCTGGCTTGTTTTGGGGGCGTCAAGGAGCAGCGATGGTGCTGGCACAAGCAGAAGCTGGATTCTATAGCAGAAGCTGCAATGGGATCTATAAAAatgcaaattgattttcaaaggcaaacttctgcCTTAGAAAACATTATTTCCACCTGCAGACATGAAGACCACCTTTGATAACTACATAGGATTAACTCTGACcatctctcagaggtggaaagcaTTTATATCCGTCTATGACAAGCGAAAAGATAGTCCTTTTTAAAATTAATTAGTTATATTGTTCGTCAGAGTAAATACATTGGTAATACTTTCATCATTACTATAGAAAGGATTTGTACCTTTTGTTTTAGGGATGACTCGTTTTTACAAATCGATTTGTAGGAGTAGATTGGAACCGCCTCTACAAAATCAGTGATTTGTAGTGACGACTGAGTAAGGGCGGCTGGGCAAACTGCCCCTACAAATGCGCTTGAGCTGCCCCTACAAAGGCTTTATGTAGTAGTGCATGAGTAATGCCTGTACATTTCTATATGCTTTATGTAGTCCCAATATGAAAAGTTTTCACATAGCTAATGGTTTTTCCACACGAATTTAGTCGTTTTCTAAAATTGTATGCTTGTGCTAGTGCACAGGTTTATTATATGTGGACGACCAAGCTTATACTTAGTAAAAAAAAATGTATAACTGTGGTGATACAAGGTTAATTAACTAACTTCGCATATCCCTAACCTCGTGGCTTCGAGGAAGGAGATGATTGTGACGAACAAAAAATCCTTCTGCTTTATCAGGGTGGAGAATCCACCAAGCAGAACGATGGTGGCCCAAGCGATCGAGCGCCAGGGCCCCGAAACCGCTGATCgccttgtcgatgaaagcccACCGCAGTATGATGCCATTCAGCCCTGCTTCTGGCAGCCGGCGTTCTTCAGGCACAACCATGGTTGTCATGCCAGCAGCAGCTGACGATATTGATGCATGCTCCATTTGTGCCTTTAATTTTATTAGCTATAGGCGTTTATTACTAATAATGCTGCTAGCTGGTTGTGGACTTGTGGTGTGGTTTCTCCCTGTCAAGCTAATAAGTTCGATGATGGCATAACGTATTTATAGTGGACAATGTTGTTTGAGGACAGCATCTAAAGACACGATTGCGTCTCAGGCAGCTGGGTGTGTGATGATGGCCAAACAGTTGTGAATGTACGTCCCCACCCGGTGTGTGTCTCATCAGTTTAAAGCTTCAAGTAGGGTTTCCCAATTAATTATAACTTTTTATGTGTCTTACTATTGATGACAATAAGCCACATAAAAAGTTATTACCCTCAGCTTTGTTAGCTTAATTGTATTTTGTTAGtgcatattatatatataatccGAAGGTTACCCCAATTGTCCGAAAGAAAAGTAGCTGCCGTGACAACTAAGGCACTCTATATTCTATAACAGATCACCTCTCAGCATGGCTTGGCGCTGACATGTGGTACACCTTGTATCTTTGTCAATACAACAGGTGGTGCACACTATAACCACCCATTTAAACTAAATCAATCTTCTACACAGAACTAATCGTTTATTTCATCACCAAACATTTTTATGGGCTTTATGATTTTCTTATTCTATTGAAATAAAGTTCTGGCTGAATTTTTGCAACAAAATTTAAATAAGACAAGTGCTCAAACACGGTACACAAAAGTCAAAACATATCACTTTTAATGGGACGGAGGGGGTGCAAAACTGTTGTTCTTCACCCATATCCTTCTATGGAAGCTTAAAGGGACTTCAAGACCTGATCTTTTTGGTAATTTCTACGACAATATATCAAGAAAAAGAGTGCTAATATAGGACATGAATTAAGGGAGCATTCTTGCGTGATAAGCTGCAAATTATAAATGTGAGACATACCCTATGAAGAAAGGAATTTTCTGTCACTTTGGTTCAAATCTGTCCTGAAGTCAGttgaaaggccttgtttagttttcaaaatttttcaagattccccgtcacatcgaatctttcggcacatgcatgaagtattaaatatagacaaaaacaaaaactaattacgcagtttatctgtaaattgcgagacgaatcttttgatcctagttagtctatgattggataatatttgccacaaacaaacgaaagtgctacagtagcgaaatccaaaatttttcacaaactaaacaaggcctaagatgtaAGATTCATAGGACAACCTTACGTGAGAAGTGGAACCAATGGTGTACCGCAGTTTTCCCTTTTGCAGAAAAGCATGATACGGGACCGTGCTATTATTACAAGTTAAGGGATTGGAACTTAGAATATATCTTGCCGAAACGAGGAAGCAACTTGTATTTCAATCTGTGAACCCTATGAACCTGAAAGTTATAGTCTAAGGCAGCTTTTGATATTATTAATCACTTCATTCACAATATTTGTCTATATCACACCATTGGCATATACGATGTACTACTAATttcaagaaaaaaatattatgaAATGATCACCATACACTAATAAACAAGTGTAATAACGCAACCATTTCTCTAGAGACTATGAGAGCATATTTAGGGTCTAGAGAGTTAAAATTATACAACACAATGGGCCGACAGGTCTCGAAATTTATGAAAGTTACTAAAGATGCCTCGCTTTATCGACGGGCATTTCACCACTACTTAAAGAAATAGCACCgttttttaaataaatacaTGAAAGCGAGCACTGAAACCAAGTCGACCACTTGAACTAGAAATAAATCTAATGTGTCAACTTCTCATAATGTTATCTATAGTGAACAACCCATGCAATGCAACCAACAAGGCCAGATTCATTGTTTGGATCGGCCCAAAACTCTCATCTTTTGCGCACCCACATAGACCTCACGCCCAATGTGTCAAACTGTTTGGGACGCGCCATGAGCAAATGTAATCTTTTGAGTAGTTGGCAAGACCAACAGGTTAAAATAGCAAAAGAGATGAGAATTGAGCATTAAATTGGGTTTAAGTCATATACCAAATTGTATCCTGAATACTGTGATAATACACTATACCACTAGGGTTTTAATGTGCCCTGAATTTATTAAATACTTTGCGGAGGACAACATGACTACATGGGAGCACATTAGCTAGTGTATTGCACGATTAGGCCTCTACACTCGCATTTATTCTTATAAAGATAGGATGTTTTCTCTATCTTTAACTGGCAGTACTTTCTCTTGGTTTACGGCTTTAGCTCTTAATTCAATACATGGTCTCAGCTTGAGCAAATGTTTCATTAGCACTTTTATAGTGGTGTTAATGAAATTGAGATAATTCCAATTTAACACTAGTTAACACAGCGACATGATGAGTTTGTTGCTGAATTCATTAGAAGGTTCAGAGAAGCCAAAAACTGATGTTACACCCTTAATATTTCTGAAAAGCATCTTGCTAAATTTGCTTTCAATGTCCTGCTGTCACACCTTAAAGAAAAATTAGATGCCATGATTTTGCTATTGTAAATAGGTTTTGGAAAGATCTTTGGCTCAAAGAAAGCTGAGGCAAGTATAGGTATTAATCTTATCGTCTAAATATGAGGCTCAATTGTGAtttttggatgatgttgacgaaGATAAAGATCTTTGGCTCCAAAAAAGAGGCATGGCACAACAAGGTAGACAGGCTGGCCCATGTGCGGCCCATGCACAAAAGGATTCTGGATCGACGGTAAGGACAGGACGTCGAAGCGCTTCTGCCCGCACCTTGGCTGCCCCGGAGTGTTGACGTAAGGCCAGTCTTCAATGGAGTTTCATgagagtttcatgcacattaaatatgctgatgtgacgatatagtaatgaagagagagatgataagagtttcatagaagtagagagagttttatccccatgaaactccaaTGCACTGTTTTCAAAATATAGATATGTTGGAAACTGGGCtatgaaactcccattgaggatGGCCTAACGCACACACCCTAGAAGAATTACTGGAAGTGGTCCCCAAAGATGGAGTCCATCACAATTCACAGCGACAAGAGGACAGTTGAgagtaagggcactcacaatgcagactctatgtagagtctaaagttatttattacctcgaacaatagggacttagagtctaaataagacttggagtcttattttttctacctctttcttcaataaatatgctgccacatcagcaaaatatcataaataatatgtaattaattatcttggactctgtgatagattcttgtattgtgagtgccctaaggagCCAAAGGTCTAGATTACCCCCATTTATCCTAAGAATATTCTCTTGTAATGACCTTATACTTGTAATTTACTCTATCTTTAGTATATGACATATAAATACAGGTTGGCGTGACTATAGAGATGTTGAAAATAATGACCATTTACTCCTAAATGTATTCCACTTTCTCAATGTAAAACCCCAACAGTTGGCGCCATCCGTGGGGACCCATGGTACCACTCAACACCTCAACCATGTCTCGTAGTCCACCGTCAGACCACCTCCCACCAGGAGACATGGCCTCTAGCTTAACCTCCACCGGAGATCAGGCCGAGTACAAATGAATATTTGGGGTATCCATTCCCCTAGAtttacttttcaagattttacaATAGATATTTGGGatcctaaatgatttcaaatctgGTTTATCATCTTGAAAGACAAACTTGCCACAACGATGACAAATCCTAAGCATTCAATTGTACTCAACAAGGCTAACTCAACTACATGTAACTTATAATATACAGACTCTCGAAGGGCATGTATGGATTTATATTGGGGCTAGTCGACCACAACTTTTTGCCAacaaaaaagcttactaatgtTTATTCTTAACTTTCAAtgttttattttaagtttatagtTAAGCATCAAGTATCATGTTTGCATGCTAACAACTGCAAATTAACACACACTTGATTAACAAACGAAGTAATAATGGACATGGATGGCCATAACTACAAGTTGGAAGCAAGCGTTCTCTATTGCATATGTTCTGATCAGTAGTCCTTAAGGACTACCGATTGATGTTGGTTCTCAATGGGCAATTCTTGAGAACTTGCTGGTCACATGCACATCTCAATGTGCATGCTCCTTGAGCAAGGAAAATAGGCAACCACATAAAGATCATAATAACCTCTAAAGTGTACCAACACTAACTCGCAAATCATAGCTTGTTTTTACTCTCACAAAAAAGCATAGTTAGTTTACCCTTGCAGAAATATCATAGTTTgttttaagaaaaatatttatacaATTAGTGGCTATTGGATGCCTCCTATTTATAAAAGGTCTGATTGGTTGCCTGCATAGCTACTTCTCTAGGTCACCATAAATCCATAATGCAAATTGAGATTGTTTGGTTACCTGTATAGAGTCGTATGCAGGCTAGCACTATCCTCACTTGGATGCTCAGGGGTTCAAGAACGCAATAAACTTGCAAGGTGGCTGCTTACCGCTTTTTTCTCCAGAGTAGTGTAGCTCAATAGTAGTAACCATCATCACTAGTTAATTGAGCTTTCTTGGGGAGGATGCCAGTTCATGCGTGCCCGTAGCGTACATTACAGAGAACGACACATTTTGTCATGTATTAAGCTTCATGAAGTACTCCAGAAAATGTTTGAGGGTTGCGTGCTACATCGATtttacaaaggccttgtttacttccacccaaaaacccaatatttttcaagattttccgtcacatcgaatctttagacgcatgtatgaagtattaaatgtagacaaaaataaaaactaattgcactgtTTGGTCGAAATGTACGAGaccaatcttttgagcctagttagtctatggttggacaataattaccacaaacaaacaaaagtgctacagtgtcgcgaaatttttctcCTCACCAACTAAACATGGCCAAAATATCTTCAATTGTAGAAATAAGCCCATGAACACCActtgggccgtgtttagttggtgaaggaaaaaatttcgtgacactgtagcactttcgtttgtttgtggtaattattgtccaaccatggactaattaggctcaaaagatttgtctcgtgaatttcgaccaaactgtgcaattagtttttatttttgtttatatttaatactccatgcatgtgtctaaagattcgacgtgatgaggaatcttgaaaattttttacttttagggtgaaagtaaacaaggccttgtgcgGTCAACCAAACACAAACGTTTGTACTCCCCTATGCGTCTACTCATGGAAATCAATCACATGCACATCAGGATACAGCTACCTATCCAGCCAAACCAATGCAAGTTGTATTGGCTAATGCAGGATAAGGGTAGAGCTGGGACTTGAGCCCTGCCGTGCCGGCACGGCCTGACTCTCTCGTGCTTCGTGCCGTTTCAGATCATGTCCTTTAGGCACAGGAGACACGTCGGGCCATGTCCATATGGTGTGGTGAATCTTTTCTTCGGCCCAAGCACGACCCATGGCAATGCCGGCACGTCCTTGGGTCGTGCTGGTTCAAGCACGACTCTCAAAATATCTTTACTAGTTTTATTTTTCGCTCAtgatatcatatatatatatatacaagataTATGTGTGTATTATAGTTGTAGAAATTTCTAGTGTCATTTTTGTGTCAtgtcggcccaagcacggcccaAAATGCGAGCCGAGCCATGTAGCCTGTCGTGCCGATATTCTAGGCACGACACGGCCCTCGTGTTTCGTGTCGTGCTGACacaattcaaaatattttgtgtCGTGCCATATATCGGGTCATGCTAAAAGATCGTGTCATAGCCCACCCACAAATGGCACAACCCAAGTCCCAGCTCTAGATAAGGGTATGCTGCATAGAGTCTACATGTTATGCAAGTTAATGCGTACAACTAATCAGACCCAAAATCATTGGGAAATTTTCTTGTAGTTCCACTAAGAAAACTCACAGTAATCCATGTTATTTCATCATTGTGTCTATATATGACACATGGAGCCCTGCACAATCGCTAAAAATGGCATATATCATGGTTTTAATGTTTATCCCGATGCATATAAAGAATTATTCCAAAGTTTTGAGTTCAAACTACAAAATTTGGGTTATTATGGAGAAccatataaacagacccctcaTGTCaagtaaaactttttattttgcatatatatatagtaatgtaaattaaatatttaaagGTTGAACTCGAGTCTTTTATTTCTTTCATTCAATATTTTAAGTAATTTGCAAAGAGGTACACATGTTTCCTTAAGAGTTGCTACTGTATAGAAAAAAGGTACGTAATATGTTTTTCAGATTCCCTAATTGCCTTAGTTGTTGGGCCTTCAAACGTTAGacaaggaatttgccgatgttTCCATGTCTCTTCCACTtcttgtttttcctttttcctcctCTGCATGCATCAAACAATTGAATCACGAAGCCGATTCGAGTTCGGGCATGGCGTCGCGATCgatgggtatatatatatatatatatatatatatatatatatatatatatatatatatatatatatatataccgcgCCCCTGACATGCAATGCGAGACAAGCTGGCCACCAATACTCGCCGTCGCCGGCAGCGACTGCCGTCATGGATTGCTATGACTGCGTCGTCTGCGGCCCCGGCGACTGCAACTGCTGCCCCGgcgactgctgctgctgctgctgcttgtacGGGGCCAGCAGCAGCCCCTGCACCaactgctggtcctgctgctgctcctcccacCCCAACCCCAAGTGCTGCTGCATCTTCGTCACGGCGCTCGTCGCCATCGCCGTGGCCACGCTCATCGCCGTGCTCGTCGTAGCCTACGCCGTCGTCTTCCCCGCCCGCGTCACCGTCGAGGACGCGTACCTGCGCCGCTTCGCGCTCGCCGATGACAACTTCGGCAACTTCAGCAGCACGGCGCTCGCGTACGACGTCTCGCTCGCCGTCGCGGTCCGCAACCGCGACTTCGCTCCCGGCGGCGTCTGGAGCACCGCGCCGCTGGACGCCGAGCTCCGGTTCCTCGGCCAGACGTTCGCGCGCGCCACTGCCAAGCTGGAGAGCGCCGAGTGGGGGCTGTTCAAGGCGCGGGGGAAAGGGGTGTACCGGGTGACGGCGTCGTCGCCGGACAGTGGTGCGCTCAACgtgctcgtcggcggcgacgcagTGGCCGAGTTCGTGAGGGAGAGCGTCGCCGGGGTGTTCGAGCTCGAGCTCGTTGTCGTCGGCGGGGAGGTCGTCAACAAGGACGACGATCGACACCACGGCAGCGGCGTCGTCAGCGCCACCTGCCCTTTGAAGCTTTCGTTCCCGACGACGGCGACCGCGAATGTCGAGTTCACAAGGGTCAAATGCACGTCGTAGGCATGCATGGCATGGATCGGAGTACGATGGAGGACTTTGCTTCCGAAATTTTGGGGCACGCCCACATTGGCATAGGATTAGGAATATACAcctagttaggccttgtttagttcttcaagaaaaaaaaaatcgtgacactgtagcatttttcgtttgcttgtggtaattattgtctaaacaTAGACtacctaggctcaaaagattactctcgtcaattccgaccaaacagtgcaattagtttttattttcgtttaatacttcatacatgcgtctaaagattcgatgtgacggagaatcttgaaatttttttgatttttaggtggaagtaaacaaggccttattttgcTCTCCCAATCTtgccaacaaaaaaaaagattggCAGCGTTTTATACTAATAGTTAGTATTTTCTATCCGATTCTTGCCAAAAAAAGATGGGAGACGTTTTTGTCCGCAGCAAATGTGGTGTATTCTCTGACGGGATCATCGTCAAAAGCTAAAATCAAATTAAGGGTTTTGCGTCCATGTGTTTCTAGATAGATGTTTCCACTTTCCAGTGTGTTGTCTTTTAATTACAAGAAAACTTCTTATTATCATCCAATGCAAATATATGTAATCAACATTAGTTTGGTCTAACTAAACCTTATGGTTTGGTCTAAATGagctatatatatgtcttttcaaGAAAACTTCTTGTACCGCCCAAATATATGGAATCTACATGCATTGTCTAACTAAACCTTATGGTTTCTGATCCGGTCTAAAAATGAGCTATATATATAGCGCATTTTTTATTATCAACTCTCTTATTAACCAACACTGACAATATTACTTATTCCCTAATTGTGTATgtatactcatgtggagtccaacaaaattagatttctattttatgatttttctatgatttactatgattttttaaagattcagccaaataattaaaaaaaagaaaaagataatacctttatagcaaaaactttatactaaatcataccatattatatatttagtgtATAAATCTACTTATATGGAgtctaaaaaaaatagattttctattttatgattttttttgtgattcactatgatttttcaaaaatttagctgaaataatttaaaaagaaaagacaaaatCATCGTCACCGTAGCAAAACTACCATTCATTGTAGCAAAAACCGCCTTCGAAACCGCTCTAGAGAGGTAAAATGCACGATTTAAAAATTAAGAGAGGTAATTTATACGATTTTACAGTCGAAGGAGAAAAAGCGAACTTTCGCTAAAGTTGgtgaaaagaaaaagtaagtAGACTTTTTTTGACTTTTACCAAAGGAAGTATCGGCGTGTTCTTGATAAGCCCACATGTGCCCCAACCCCAACCCACAAGATAAAATGGACATTTTCCAAAACCCACCAGTAGCCCTCGTGCGGCCCAGCCCAAGAATTCTCAGCCCAACTCACCACCACCTTCTTTCTTCCAACTCAATTATGGGAAAATTATCAGTCCAATCATACCCCACCACGAATTCTGGGAGCCGCCGCAATCCTCCTCCCGtccccgccgccggccgccggctgCCCGGATCGCCGCCCCAgcccgccgcccgccgcgcgTTCCGCTCCCTCTCCAACCCCAACGAAACCCCAGGGGCACCCTCACCCCCCTTCTCCTCCCCTTTTACTGGGGGACCAGACATGGTCAGTACAGCACGGCCACTCCGCCCGTCTCGATTTCTCGCGCGGCCGCTTGCGTGCTTGCTCCGGCTTCGAATTCGCGCGTGTCTTACCTCGTGTCCTCGTTGCTGTGCGCAGGAGAGCAGAAGGCAGTGGGGGAAGGCGCACCAGGAGGCGgtgggcggaggcggaggcggcggtcACCGAGTGGATCTAGATGAAGAGGATGACCTGGAGGAGTTCCGGCTGCCCATGAGCCACCGCCCTACTGAGAACCTCGACACGGAGGGGCTTGAGCAGGCCTCTGTCCACACCCAGCTCACCGCGTCCAACGTCGGCTTTAGGCTCCTGCAGAAGATGGGCTGGAAGACCGGCAAGGGGCTCGGCAAGAACGAACAAGGTACAGTATCTTCCTTTTGCTGCTATATATATGCTTACTTCTCTTATGATGATTGCTTGTCACTTGCTATAGCAATTGGGAATTCACGACTAGGAGCTTGTATGatcctttgttttttttttttaaaaaaaaaaagatggaagAATTATTAAATTGTCATGGTGCTAGGAATTTATTCTTTCATGGACGGAGGgaatggacggagggagtaacttATTATGGGCTAGGATGGTTTACAGTCAGTCAGTTTGCTTATATGTCTAACGTTAGTTGTAAATAAACTTCTTGGCCCTCAATGATCTTGTCAGCTCACCTTACTCATAGTTTAATTGATACAAATACTCTATCAATAGCCAttcactctcttttttttttcccaaaGTTCCTTTACCAGGTAAAGAATGGATGCCTGTTGTTGTCTATTTTGATTCAGCAATAACCTTATTACGCCTTACATTTCCCTTATAATTCATGGCACAGTAATATTTTCATCTGGGCATTTTacacatttttttttaaaaatttggaCCCTCTGGAAAGACATAAATGCTAATGTAGCTTTTCCTTTACCAATGTTCTGCTTCACTTTGCGTTAACTTAACAGGTTtaggtgcatagaaattccatTTGAGATATGTCATTTTCTACACCTGGAGCAGAGTTGATCACCAAATATTCACCTCTTATTGTTCAGCTAACTAAATGTGATGATGCTTCTACACCTTCTGAGGATACCTTTCTTTGTTGTGATGCAGGTATACTAGAGCCAATAAGAGCTGACATCAGAGATGCAAAATTAGGTGTTGGGAAGCAAGAGGAAGATGACTTCTTCACATCTGAAGAGAACGTGCAACGAAAGAAATTGAATATTGAACTTGAGGAGACTGAGGAACATATAAAGAAACGTGAGGTATGCAATCTAACACCTGGTGCTAGTTTCTGTACATTCTTCaaggttttttttgttttccctGGGTTGATGCTTGATATGCTGGAAACCTAGATCTAGTTGTAAGACCTCTATAGCCTAAGGTAGCTGTAATTTTGTGATGCGAGAATGGCTAGCATCAACCGTTTAAGAGTCTTGAGCATCTCGTAcgctttttatttggtggtttcTTTTCCCTGCTTCGTGCAAATCATGACAATCCAGGTCATAGCAGAGCGTGAGCACAAAATCCGCAGTGAAGTCAAGGAGATACAGAAGGTGTTCTTTTGCAACCTCTGCAATAAGCAGTACAAGCTGGCTCATGAATTTGAGAGTCACTTGAGCTCATATGACCACAATCATAGGAAGGTAATCCGTTTTGTGCACCCTTCTGACTTTCTTAATGCATTTTATTGATATTTTTAATATCTGTTCATCTGCACCGTTCTGAATACCTTTGTTGCACAGAGGTTCAAAGAAATGAGAGAAATGCAGAGCAGCAGTGGTAGCCGTGATGACAGGCAGAAACGTGAACAACAGCGAGAAGAGAAGGAGCTGGCAAAAATTGCGCAACTGTATCCATTCACAATTAATTTAAGGATTGCACAAGACTATTCTATGTTGTTATTCTTAAGATATTTATTAGGAATTTTAGGTTGTATGTGGAGCTTGCGATTTCCTTAACGAAGCTTCAGTGCGGATGCTCAtaggaagcagcagcagcagcagcatcaggAGAAA
Protein-coding sequences here:
- the LOC8065968 gene encoding protein pxr1 produces the protein MCPNPNPQDKMDIFQNPPVALVRPSPRILSPTHHHLLSSNSIMGKLSVQSYPTTNSGSRRNPPPVPAAGRRLPGSPPQPAARRAFRSLSNPNETPGAPSPPFSSPFTGGPDMESRRQWGKAHQEAVGGGGGGGHRVDLDEEDDLEEFRLPMSHRPTENLDTEGLEQASVHTQLTASNVGFRLLQKMGWKTGKGLGKNEQGILEPIRADIRDAKLGVGKQEEDDFFTSEENVQRKKLNIELEETEEHIKKREVIAEREHKIRSEVKEIQKVFFCNLCNKQYKLAHEFESHLSSYDHNHRKRFKEMREMQSSSGSRDDRQKREQQREEKELAKIAQLADAHRKQQQQQHQEKQEKSETEVVAPKNMAAPRNQDQRGTLKFGFSKMAPSKVQVGNASKKPKVATKVSSVFGNESDEDS